The sequence TCTTTTGAAGAATGCCCACAAAATCCTCAATCAATTTACTTTGTCAAAAACAATCCTTATTCAAACCCTTACAACCAGAGGTGGCGAAATCAccccaatttttcttggaagaacaACCAACAGAAAAACAGTCAACCTGTGGCTCAAAGAAAGGGACTGCCAAGGTTCTTCCATAAATCTAATGGACAACAGTAAGCTAGCAGTTCTCAACCACCATTCTTATCATCCCTGGAGAATTTATTGAAGGAATACATCAAAAAGATGAAACAGTCCTTCAAAACCAAGCTACATCCATCCGcaatttagaaattcaaatgggacaaattgcgGGAGAGCTAAAGAACATACCCCAAGGGACATTGCCTAGCTCAACCGAGATTCCATGCTATCCAGGGAATACTGGGAAAGAACATTGTCAAGCAGTCACCTTAAGAAGTGGAAAGACGGTGATAGAAGCCAGACAGGAGCCTCACAAGACTGAATCAAAGAAGCAACCTGTGATTGAATCAAAGAAACCTCTATCGTAGACTAAAACAAAGAAGTCCAAGAGAACCAGGGAACCAGAAGATGCGATCACCTCTAAGCCTTCAAACCATGAAACACTAGAAGTACAACTACCTTCATTTCCtcaaagactgaaaaagaaacataacgATGAAGGCCAGTATCAGTGCTTCTTAGAAATATTGAAActtacacatcaatattccattcATAGAAGCGATAGAGCAGATGCCTGTGTATGCaaaattttttaaggacatcGTCTCGAAGAAGATAAGAATGGGAAGATTCGCCACGGTGGCATTGACACAAGAATACAACACTTTAATTCCACCAAAGATTCGTGACCCAAGCAGTTTCACAATACCTTGCTCAATAGGAGGAATCTATATTGGCCAAGCATTATGCGATCTCGGGGCAAGCATAAACTTAAtgcctttttcaattttcaaaagattGGATGTGGGACAGCTAACACCCACAACAGTGACTCTTAAACTCGCAGATAGATCCTTGGTGCACCCTGAAGGGAAATTCAAGGATGTCGTGGTAACAACAAATAAATTCATCCTACCTGCAAACTTCATTATCTTAGATTATGAGGCAGATAAAGACGTTCCAAttatattgggacgaccattcttgTCTACTGGTCGTGTTCAAATAAATGTGCATAAGGGAGAAATCAGAATGAGCGTCAACACTCAGGTTCAATATTATCAAGGCAATGAAGTTCCCAGATGAGGAAGGATTATCCGATTCCGATGATGaacaaacttgcgttggaaATTGGGAATCCaaggaagagaatgaagaaagagaggatgTTATAGTATCCATTGAGACTTGCCATGCGATAATAGAGATGTTGAAGAATGATGAGAAAGAAAAGTACAAAAGCCCTCTTTAGAGCAACCATCTAAACTAGAACTAAAAACTCCACCAACCCACTTGAAGTACGTATTTCTCGGCTAGAATGGAATCTTGCCAGTCATCATATCCTCGCGTTacctgaagaaaaagaaatcgcGCTgatcaatgttttaaaaaaatatattagagcGATCGGATAGATGCTCATAGACATCATAGGTATTAGCCCAATGTATTGCATGCATCGAATCCGGCTTGAAGAAAATCAGAAGAGCTCAATAAAACCTCAATGCAGACTGaaccctacgatgaaagaggttgtcAAAAAGAAATCATCAAATGGTTAGATGTCGGCATTATCTACCCCATCGCAGATAGCActtgggtcagccccgtgcaattcATTCCCAAAAAGGGTGGGATG comes from Benincasa hispida cultivar B227 chromosome 2, ASM972705v1, whole genome shotgun sequence and encodes:
- the LOC120072188 gene encoding uncharacterized protein LOC120072188; translation: MPVYAKFFKDIVSKKIRMGRFATVALTQEYNTLIPPKIRDPSSFTIPCSIGGIYIGQALCDLGASINLMPFSIFKRLDVGQLTPTTVTLKLADRSLVHPEGKFKDVVVTTNKFILPANFIILDYEADKDVPIILGRPFLSTGRVQINVHKGEIRMSVNTQVQYYQGNEVPR